Part of the Arcobacter sp. F2176 genome is shown below.
TTGTTAGTGGAATTTCTGGTGTTGCATGGGATACAGTTGAGTTCCCTTCACAGTTTTTAGAATACTTTTCTTATGATAAAACTGTATTAAAACAGTTTGCAAAACATTATAAAACAGGTGAAATATTATCGGATGAAGCAATAGATAAAATCATAAAAGCTAGAAATTTCCAATCTTCATTAAATATGATTAGACAAGTAGAATTTGCTCTTTTTGACTTTAAACTTCATCAAAAATTATACAAAAATGAAGATGATGTGCAAAAATTATTAAATGAAATTAGAGATGAAATCTCGATCATAAAACCACCAGTTTATAACAAGTTTCAAAATGGATTTTCCCATATTTTTGGAGGAGGATATGCAGCTGGATATTACTCTTATAAGTGGGCAGAAGTTTTAAGTGCAGATGCTTATTATATGTTTATAGAATCAGAAAATACATTCAATAAAGAACTAGCTTTAAAATATAAAAAAGCAATTTTAGAAAAAGGGGGTTCTTCTGATATGAATGAACTTTTTTATGAATTTGCTCTAAGAGAGCCAAGTGTTGACTCTTTATTAAAAATTGATGGAATTATTAGCTAATTTTTGGCACAATACGACTTGATATAATATCAGATAAGGATAGTTAATGAGTAATAATAGTGATACAATTTCTAAATTGAGCGATGCTCTTTCTAATTTAATAAATGCATATGAAACTTTACAAAAAGAAAAAGAAGATTTAGAAAAAGAAAACCAAGGATTAAAAAATACAATTGAAGATTTAGAATCTTCAAATGGAGATTTAAAAAGTAAATTAAATGATATAAACTCTACAAATGAAAAACATGGAAGTAATATAAATTCAATGTTACATAAAATTGAAAATATACTAAAAGTAGGTGATAAGAAAAAGGATAATTATTCTAGTAATAACTATAATAATGATTCTTTATCAAAGGATGATGATGAAGAATTTTCAACTACACCTACTATTTCTAGCGACACCTTTCCTAAACAAAAGGCAGAATCAGTTAGTGTTGATGATATTCAATTGGAAAAAAAATCAGATGATAAAATTGATTTAAACAGAATGGCTTCATTACTAAATGGATTTAATAAATAAAGGTGATTTAATACAATAATATGACACTACTTCTAAATAAAATATCTTTATATTCTACTTTTGGGGTAGATGATTTTAATTCATTAGATAAGGTAATAAATAATATGGCACCATCTATGGTAGAATACTATTTATCTGATTTATCTGATGGCTTTGAAAATGTATATTTAAATAAAAGAAATATACAAAATAGTCTAATAATAGGTGACTTTGCCATATATTTAGATTATGCAGATGAAGTTTATTTAGAAATTGATGATAAAAAAGAAGATTTAGAAACTTCAAGTTTATGGTAAGTAGATGAGATATCCTTTAGACTGTGAAATATCTTTTAATAAAACCTTTTTATTTTGGCTAAGTAGATTTGTTAGAAATAAGATTACATCTCTTTCAAATAGACAAGTTACAAATAAAGATCGGCTTGCAGAAATAATTCAAGAATTAATTAATGGATTCAATGATATTAATGATTTAAAAAACTTAATTAAAGAAGTCAGGAATATCGGGATGAATGGAATTTCTGTTTATTATTTGCCCTTAGAAAAACTATATTTTTATCTAATGAAATTTGGTGCTTCTTCAATGCGTGAAATAGACGAAGAAATATTAAGTGATTTTTTAGCATCACAAACTGCAAATTTATCAGATGCGAGTAAAAAAAATCATAGAATTGCATTAATTTCTTTTTTTGGATATATAGATAAACAAAATGAAGAAGAAAATGGTAATGCATATAGATATGGAATAGAATTAAAAAATTGGGGTGGATTATCAGGTAAAAGTGGAACAAAACTGCCATCTTATATGAATAAAGAAGAAGTTAACAAATTTATAAATGCTATTGAAGAATTCCCTTTTAAAAATCCTATTATTGGTAGCAGAAATAGGTTAATTATAAAAATCATTTTATATACAGGTATTCGAGTAGGTGAAGCAATTAGTATTAAAATAAAAGATATTAATAAAGATGGTGATGCTTATATTGTGCAAGTTAGAGGAAAAGGTAACAAGCCAAGAATTGTTATGATAAAAGAACATATAATAAAAAATGATCTTTTAATTTGGTTGGAAAACAATTGTTGTGAAGAAAATTTACTTTTTTGTAATCAAAAAAACAAAAAAATCACTCAAGCGTACATAGGTCGATTGGTTGAACAAATCTTAATAAGTTGTGGAATAAGAAAAGAAAAAAATGGACCACATATGTTAAGACACTCATTTGCTACATTACTATATCAAAATAGTCATGATTTAATACTCGTTCAAGAATCACTTGGTCATGCAGATATTAATACTT
Proteins encoded:
- a CDS encoding tyrosine-type recombinase/integrase, encoding MRYPLDCEISFNKTFLFWLSRFVRNKITSLSNRQVTNKDRLAEIIQELINGFNDINDLKNLIKEVRNIGMNGISVYYLPLEKLYFYLMKFGASSMREIDEEILSDFLASQTANLSDASKKNHRIALISFFGYIDKQNEEENGNAYRYGIELKNWGGLSGKSGTKLPSYMNKEEVNKFINAIEEFPFKNPIIGSRNRLIIKIILYTGIRVGEAISIKIKDINKDGDAYIVQVRGKGNKPRIVMIKEHIIKNDLLIWLENNCCEENLLFCNQKNKKITQAYIGRLVEQILISCGIRKEKNGPHMLRHSFATLLYQNSHDLILVQESLGHADINTSRIYTHFDKNRLNRTTDIF